The proteins below come from a single Rhodococcus sp. WMMA185 genomic window:
- the leuS gene encoding leucine--tRNA ligase codes for MTEQVQSVNPSDAIPQHRYTAELAGQIEQRWQDRWSAEGTFNAPNPVGPLAGEVPADKLFVQDMFPYPSGTGLHVGHPLGYIATDVFARYHRMQGHNVLHTLGYDAFGLPAEQYAVQTGTHPRTTTEANIGNMKRQLRRLGLGHDERRTFATTDVDYYHWTQWIFLQIHDAWFDKEAGKARRISELEAEFASGERALEDGRDWESLQATEKESILDSYRLVYHSDSMVNWCPGLGTVLANEEVTADGRSDRGNYPVFRKHLQQWMMRITAYSDRLVDDLEHLDWPEKVKTMQRNWIGRSHGAQVRFTADGHDVEVFTTRPDTLFGATYVTLAPEHDLVDQLVAEQWPEGVDARWTGGAATPVEAVAAYRKSISAKSDLERQENKEKTGVFLGAYAVNPVNGHKLPVFVADYVLTGYGTGAIMAVPGHDHRDWEFATEFGLDIVEVISGGDITKDAYVGDGTLVNSEFLNGMTVADAKKAVTERLEVDGNGKGTIQYKLRDWLFARQRYWGEPFPIVYDADGVAHALPESALPVGLPEVEDYAPVSFDPDDSSSEPSPPLAKAVDWVNVELDLGDGLQTYRRDTNVMPQWAGSSWYQLRYIDPTNREVFCDKENERYWTGPRPEIHGPNDPGGVDLYVGGVEHAVLHLLYARFWHKVLFDLGYVSSSEPYRRLYNQGYIQAYAYTDARGVHVPAEEVEEKDGRFFYQGEQVIREYGKMGKSLKNSVSPDEIFEEYGADTLRVYEMSMGPLDTSRPWATKDVVGAQRFLQRVWRLVVDEESGALRVTGDDPTEETLRALNKAIAGVSEDYTALRDNTAAAKLIEYTNHLTKAYPDGAPRSAVEPLVLMLAPLAPHLAEELWSRLGHQKSLAHGPFPVADEKWLVEDSVEYPIQVNGKVRSRMTVTADAAREEIEKIALADEKIVSLLDGKDPRKVIVVPGKMVNVVL; via the coding sequence GTGACCGAGCAAGTGCAGTCCGTCAACCCGTCCGATGCGATCCCGCAGCACCGGTATACCGCGGAGCTCGCCGGCCAGATCGAGCAGCGCTGGCAGGACCGGTGGAGCGCCGAGGGCACGTTCAACGCGCCCAACCCGGTGGGGCCGCTAGCGGGTGAGGTACCCGCCGACAAGCTGTTCGTCCAGGACATGTTCCCGTACCCGTCAGGGACGGGACTGCATGTGGGCCATCCGCTCGGCTATATCGCAACCGACGTGTTCGCTCGCTATCACCGCATGCAAGGCCACAACGTGCTGCACACCCTCGGGTACGACGCGTTCGGCTTGCCTGCCGAGCAGTACGCGGTGCAGACGGGTACCCACCCGCGGACGACGACAGAGGCCAACATCGGCAACATGAAGCGACAGTTGCGTCGCCTCGGACTCGGCCACGACGAGCGTCGTACGTTCGCGACCACGGATGTCGACTACTACCACTGGACGCAGTGGATTTTCCTGCAGATCCACGACGCCTGGTTCGACAAGGAGGCAGGTAAGGCCCGACGGATCTCGGAGCTGGAGGCTGAATTCGCTTCTGGTGAACGCGCGCTGGAGGACGGCCGCGACTGGGAGTCGTTGCAGGCTACCGAGAAGGAATCCATCCTGGACTCGTATCGCCTTGTCTATCACTCTGATTCGATGGTCAACTGGTGTCCCGGCCTCGGTACCGTGCTGGCCAACGAAGAAGTCACCGCAGACGGCCGTAGTGACCGTGGAAACTACCCGGTGTTCCGTAAGCACTTGCAGCAGTGGATGATGCGGATCACCGCGTACTCGGATCGGCTCGTTGACGACCTGGAGCACCTGGACTGGCCCGAGAAGGTCAAGACCATGCAGCGCAATTGGATCGGACGCTCGCACGGTGCTCAGGTGCGCTTCACCGCCGACGGCCATGACGTCGAGGTCTTCACCACGCGCCCGGACACCCTGTTCGGCGCCACCTACGTGACGCTGGCGCCGGAACACGATCTGGTGGATCAACTCGTCGCCGAGCAATGGCCCGAAGGAGTGGACGCCCGCTGGACCGGTGGCGCGGCAACTCCTGTGGAAGCTGTTGCAGCCTATCGTAAGTCGATTTCCGCCAAGTCCGATCTCGAGCGTCAGGAGAACAAGGAGAAGACGGGCGTTTTCCTCGGCGCCTACGCCGTCAACCCGGTCAATGGGCACAAGTTGCCGGTGTTCGTCGCCGACTACGTCCTCACGGGTTACGGCACCGGTGCGATCATGGCGGTCCCCGGGCACGATCACCGCGACTGGGAGTTTGCCACCGAGTTCGGTCTGGACATCGTCGAGGTCATTTCCGGCGGCGACATCACGAAGGACGCGTACGTCGGCGACGGCACGCTGGTCAACTCGGAATTCTTGAATGGCATGACCGTCGCCGACGCGAAGAAGGCCGTCACCGAGCGGCTCGAAGTCGACGGCAACGGCAAGGGCACCATCCAATACAAGCTGCGCGACTGGCTGTTCGCGCGCCAGCGGTACTGGGGTGAGCCTTTCCCGATCGTCTACGACGCCGACGGTGTCGCGCATGCCCTTCCGGAATCTGCTCTTCCCGTGGGACTTCCAGAGGTAGAGGACTACGCGCCGGTCTCCTTCGACCCCGACGACTCGTCTTCGGAGCCCTCTCCCCCGCTGGCGAAGGCGGTCGACTGGGTGAACGTCGAACTGGATCTCGGTGACGGGCTGCAGACCTATCGCCGCGACACCAACGTGATGCCGCAGTGGGCCGGCAGCTCGTGGTACCAGCTGCGCTACATCGATCCGACCAACCGGGAAGTGTTCTGCGACAAGGAGAACGAACGATACTGGACCGGTCCTCGTCCGGAGATTCACGGACCGAACGATCCTGGTGGCGTCGACCTGTACGTCGGCGGCGTCGAGCACGCGGTGCTACACCTTCTCTACGCGCGGTTCTGGCACAAGGTGCTCTTCGACTTGGGTTACGTCAGTTCCAGTGAGCCGTACCGCCGTCTCTACAACCAGGGCTACATCCAGGCCTACGCCTACACCGACGCTCGCGGCGTGCATGTCCCGGCCGAAGAGGTGGAGGAGAAGGACGGGAGGTTCTTCTATCAGGGCGAGCAGGTCATCCGCGAGTACGGGAAGATGGGCAAGAGCCTCAAGAACTCCGTGTCGCCGGACGAGATCTTCGAGGAATACGGCGCGGACACGCTCCGCGTCTACGAGATGTCGATGGGGCCGCTCGACACTTCGCGCCCATGGGCGACCAAGGACGTCGTCGGTGCGCAGCGCTTCCTGCAACGTGTCTGGCGACTGGTTGTCGACGAGGAGTCCGGCGCACTGCGCGTCACCGGCGATGACCCGACGGAGGAGACGCTGCGTGCGCTGAACAAGGCGATCGCCGGCGTGAGCGAGGACTACACGGCTCTTCGAGACAATACGGCTGCCGCCAAGCTGATTGAATACACCAACCACCTCACCAAGGCGTACCCCGACGGCGCTCCGCGCTCTGCGGTGGAACCGCTGGTGCTCATGCTGGCACCGCTGGCCCCGCATCTCGCGGAGGAGTTGTGGTCACGGCTCGGGCACCAGAAGTCGCTGGCGCACGGACCTTTCCCGGTGGCAGACGAGAAGTGGCTGGTGGAAGACAGCGTCGAATACCCGATCCAGGTCAACGGAAAGGTCCGCAGCCGAATGACCGTAACTGCGGATGCCGCCCGTGAAGAGATCGAGAAGATCGCCCTCGCGGACGAGAAGATCGTCTCACTGCTGGACGGAAAGGATCCGCGCAAGGTGATCGTCGTGCCGGGGAAGATGGTCAACGTCGTCCTCTAG
- a CDS encoding nuclear transport factor 2 family protein, producing MAPSAEDIRKTVESYVETVATGTVDDILALFAEGATVEDPVGTEPRTTVDSLREFYSVLEPMKQTGELRTLRIAGNSAAFHFSLVTDLGEQKFEIAPIDVMTFDDDGKITSMKAYWGQDDMVTLAD from the coding sequence ATGGCACCGTCCGCAGAAGATATCCGCAAGACCGTCGAAAGCTATGTAGAGACGGTGGCAACGGGGACCGTCGACGACATACTTGCGCTGTTCGCCGAAGGCGCGACCGTGGAGGATCCGGTCGGCACGGAACCGAGGACCACGGTGGACTCTCTGCGTGAGTTCTACAGTGTGCTGGAACCGATGAAGCAGACGGGTGAGCTCCGAACGCTGAGGATCGCGGGCAACTCGGCTGCGTTCCATTTCTCCTTGGTCACCGATCTTGGCGAGCAGAAGTTCGAGATCGCGCCGATCGACGTGATGACCTTCGACGACGACGGGAAGATCACGTCCATGAAGGCCTACTGGGGTCAGGATGACATGGTCACGCTCGCTGACTGA
- a CDS encoding isochorismatase family protein translates to MDLTRGFTEPGFPSGSDLTDVVLATAQLCEAARKNEVPIVYTKVEYTSAELEGGSIAWMHKAPGLRELRQGTEAVAFDPRLAVTPADHIICKKGVSAFFGTPLASLLTGLRRDTVIVCGATTSGCVRATVVDAVQSGFCALVPRECVGDRAEGPHEANLFDINAKYGDVLDLSDTLDYLAAAQPGASR, encoded by the coding sequence GTGGACCTCACCCGCGGCTTCACCGAACCCGGTTTCCCGTCCGGTTCGGATCTGACGGACGTCGTTCTTGCGACTGCACAACTGTGTGAGGCTGCGCGCAAGAACGAAGTGCCGATCGTTTATACGAAGGTCGAGTACACCTCAGCGGAGCTGGAGGGGGGTTCGATCGCCTGGATGCACAAGGCTCCGGGACTGCGGGAGTTGCGGCAAGGCACGGAGGCGGTGGCGTTCGATCCCCGGTTGGCGGTGACCCCCGCCGACCACATCATTTGCAAGAAAGGCGTTTCGGCCTTCTTCGGCACGCCCCTCGCGTCGTTGCTTACCGGACTCCGTCGCGACACCGTCATCGTGTGCGGAGCCACCACCAGCGGCTGTGTTCGGGCAACGGTAGTCGATGCCGTGCAGTCGGGATTCTGTGCTCTCGTTCCCCGAGAGTGTGTCGGTGACCGCGCCGAAGGTCCGCACGAAGCGAACTTGTTCGACATCAACGCCAAGTACGGCGACGTCCTCGACCTGTCCGACACACTGGACTATCTTGCAGCGGCACAGCCTGGTGCGAGTCGATAG
- a CDS encoding maleylpyruvate isomerase N-terminal domain-containing protein: MTSLHAELPYQELLDAVEESQVRVEASLEVLTDGQALEPSMLPGWSRGHVITHLARNADALNRFAIGVITGESAPEMYPGGPAARGAAIEEGAGRPAELLAADFRFAGRRVLDSLRLISEDRFEILVNWRKSVSARDIPVLRWRELEIHHVDLGLDYTAADWPWAFVEHTLRTELHELSALHPDVSVPDLPRAELLAWLVGRPTRAGLPPAPAWPF, from the coding sequence GTGACCTCGCTGCACGCCGAATTGCCCTATCAAGAGTTGCTCGATGCCGTCGAGGAATCGCAGGTGAGGGTCGAGGCGAGCCTGGAGGTTCTGACGGACGGTCAGGCGTTGGAGCCTTCAATGCTGCCGGGATGGAGCCGCGGGCATGTGATCACGCACCTTGCCAGGAACGCGGATGCGCTCAATCGATTCGCCATCGGGGTCATCACGGGTGAGAGCGCACCGGAGATGTATCCGGGTGGTCCGGCCGCACGCGGCGCGGCAATCGAAGAGGGGGCGGGACGCCCGGCGGAGCTACTCGCAGCCGATTTTCGATTCGCGGGCCGACGGGTGCTCGATTCCCTGCGGCTGATTTCCGAGGACCGTTTCGAGATACTGGTGAATTGGCGCAAATCCGTCAGCGCTCGAGATATTCCGGTGCTGCGTTGGCGGGAACTCGAGATCCACCATGTCGACCTCGGCCTGGACTACACGGCAGCCGATTGGCCGTGGGCGTTCGTGGAACACACGTTGCGAACGGAGCTGCATGAGTTGAGCGCACTCCACCCAGACGTATCGGTGCCGGATCTACCGCGCGCCGAGTTGCTGGCCTGGCTGGTCGGACGCCCCACGCGGGCGGGCCTTCCGCCGGCGCCCGCGTGGCCGTTCTGA
- a CDS encoding SDR family oxidoreductase — MPTALITGASRGVGAAIARELAPTYDLLLGARSAESLTDILDELPTATPWPVELTDYDALAAACAPIDQLDVLVHNAGVADLDTIAESSVEQWRNTLEANVIAVAELTRLLLPALRASGRGQVILINSGAGLRANAGWASYAASKFALRAFGDALRLEEPSLRVTSVHPGRTDTDMQRAIVAGEGDEYRPEKYLRPSTVGKAVRNILDTPEDAHCTEVVLRIR, encoded by the coding sequence ATGCCTACAGCTCTGATTACCGGAGCGAGCCGCGGCGTCGGCGCCGCAATCGCTCGTGAACTCGCTCCCACCTACGACCTTCTACTCGGCGCCCGGTCGGCCGAATCGCTCACCGACATCCTCGATGAACTCCCGACGGCCACACCTTGGCCCGTCGAACTCACCGATTACGATGCGCTCGCGGCCGCCTGCGCCCCGATCGACCAACTGGACGTCCTCGTCCACAACGCCGGTGTCGCCGACCTCGACACCATCGCCGAATCGAGCGTCGAGCAGTGGAGAAACACCCTCGAGGCGAACGTGATCGCGGTGGCCGAACTGACACGACTTCTCCTGCCCGCCCTCCGGGCCTCCGGCAGGGGACAGGTAATCCTGATCAACTCGGGTGCGGGACTGCGCGCCAACGCCGGATGGGCCTCGTACGCCGCAAGCAAGTTCGCCCTGCGTGCATTCGGGGACGCGCTGCGGCTCGAAGAGCCCTCGCTGCGGGTTACTTCGGTACACCCAGGGCGGACCGATACCGACATGCAGCGGGCGATCGTTGCCGGTGAGGGCGACGAGTACCGCCCGGAGAAATATCTTCGGCCCTCGACCGTCGGAAAGGCCGTGCGAAACATTCTCGACACGCCGGAGGATGCGCACTGTACCGAAGTCGTCCTGAGGATACGCTGA
- a CDS encoding TIGR03668 family PPOX class F420-dependent oxidoreductase — translation MDAVERFASARIARLATVGLGSVPHLVPIVFALDSGTIYSSVDHKPKRTTALRRLQNIAANPAVSVLVDHYDENWDQLWWVCANGRAEILDAGTPECISAIDILAAKYSQYVERRPDGPVIAVRDLQWHHWSAL, via the coding sequence ATGGACGCGGTGGAGCGGTTCGCGTCAGCCCGTATCGCGCGGCTTGCCACGGTCGGATTGGGCAGCGTGCCACACCTCGTACCGATCGTCTTCGCGCTCGACTCCGGGACGATCTATTCTTCCGTCGACCACAAGCCCAAGCGCACCACAGCATTGCGACGACTGCAGAACATCGCCGCGAACCCGGCCGTATCGGTTCTCGTCGACCACTACGACGAGAACTGGGACCAATTGTGGTGGGTGTGCGCCAACGGAAGGGCCGAAATCCTCGACGCCGGCACGCCCGAATGCATCTCCGCAATCGACATCCTCGCCGCCAAGTATTCGCAGTACGTCGAGCGGCGACCGGACGGGCCCGTGATCGCCGTACGCGATCTTCAGTGGCACCACTGGTCCGCCCTTTGA
- a CDS encoding cyclase family protein → MPDQLLEAVAAGVTITDLGRQLRVGMPQSPNHPSFWHTLPRRHGDMTRADGGSAANDLITMGTHVGTHIDALAHVSQDGKMHGGVDAAEAGIGGKYIELGVHTIAPMMRRGVLLDIPRVLGIDRCEGGYEITVDDLEAACKEQGTDVEQGDVVLIRSGWAQLFDEGQPYVGGKSGVPGVGEAGARWLAEKNLHAVGADTIAFERLAPGGGHALLPAHRILLVESGIYIIETLDLEELSANEQYVFTFVLVPMNFFGATGSPVRPLAVTSA, encoded by the coding sequence ATGCCCGATCAACTCCTCGAGGCCGTTGCGGCCGGGGTCACGATCACCGACCTGGGTCGGCAACTGCGCGTCGGGATGCCGCAGTCGCCGAATCATCCATCGTTCTGGCACACCCTGCCGCGGCGTCATGGAGACATGACGAGGGCCGACGGTGGCAGTGCCGCCAACGACCTGATCACGATGGGTACCCACGTGGGGACTCACATCGATGCTCTCGCGCACGTGTCGCAGGACGGCAAGATGCACGGTGGAGTCGACGCTGCCGAAGCCGGGATCGGCGGGAAGTACATCGAACTCGGCGTCCACACGATCGCGCCCATGATGCGCAGAGGAGTGCTGCTGGACATTCCTCGCGTTCTCGGAATCGACCGCTGCGAAGGGGGATACGAGATCACGGTCGACGACCTCGAAGCAGCATGCAAAGAGCAGGGAACCGACGTGGAACAGGGCGACGTCGTCCTGATTCGCAGCGGTTGGGCGCAGTTGTTCGACGAAGGTCAGCCGTACGTCGGGGGCAAGTCGGGCGTTCCTGGGGTCGGTGAGGCCGGCGCGCGCTGGCTTGCCGAGAAGAATCTGCACGCGGTTGGGGCGGACACCATTGCATTCGAGCGCCTTGCGCCGGGTGGCGGTCACGCGTTGTTACCCGCACATCGAATCCTGCTCGTGGAGAGTGGCATCTACATCATCGAGACGCTCGACCTCGAAGAACTGTCTGCAAACGAGCAGTACGTATTCACGTTCGTACTGGTGCCGATGAACTTCTTCGGTGCGACGGGATCCCCGGTGCGCCCGTTGGCGGTGACGTCGGCATGA
- a CDS encoding MmgE/PrpD family protein gives MTDRTLAQHLARFASATRFEDLPEAVVDSVGMRVLDTLGIAIAATDLETSRAAAAWAREQCGSPTASAIGLDVALPAPMAAFVNGVLAHSLDFDDTHLPSILHPSASVVPAALAAAQLHRADGRTLVRGIAIGLEVCVRLGMAGFDPAAKNSVFFEHGQHATSICGAMGGAVAAAVIGGASEERIVDTLGVAASMAAGIIEANRTGGTVKRMHCGWAAHSALAAEGLARHGITGPPTVLEGRFGFFRAWLHGAVRGDEIVDGLGTDWAVPGIFFKPYPANHFTHAAIDAGAALRRRGVSPDDIDRLVLGVPAANLRTIGEPIEVKRTPATGYMAQFSGPYAVAVGILGGGGLGAALEDYSDDLATSAERRALMAKVDVVPDSRCDEIFPQQFPAVLTATLTDGTTLVEEVLTTRGGPQRPLSFEEVSAKFTANAGPFLSDRDIAELAARCHALPDLTGIGALLEPLTAAGLQSAR, from the coding sequence ATGACGGATCGAACACTTGCCCAGCATCTGGCCCGATTCGCGTCTGCGACGCGCTTCGAAGATCTTCCCGAGGCGGTCGTCGACAGCGTCGGAATGCGCGTGCTGGACACCCTGGGCATCGCCATTGCTGCGACGGATCTCGAGACCAGTCGGGCAGCCGCAGCGTGGGCGCGTGAGCAGTGCGGTTCGCCAACAGCATCCGCAATCGGGCTCGATGTGGCTCTCCCTGCCCCGATGGCCGCGTTCGTCAACGGTGTCCTGGCCCATTCGCTCGATTTCGACGACACGCACCTCCCGTCGATCCTGCATCCCAGCGCGAGCGTGGTCCCGGCGGCGCTGGCGGCCGCTCAGTTGCACCGGGCGGATGGTCGAACCCTGGTGCGCGGTATCGCGATCGGGTTGGAGGTGTGCGTGCGTCTGGGAATGGCCGGCTTCGATCCGGCGGCCAAGAATTCGGTGTTCTTCGAGCACGGACAGCACGCGACGTCGATCTGCGGTGCGATGGGAGGTGCGGTCGCTGCCGCGGTGATCGGCGGTGCGTCCGAAGAGCGGATCGTCGACACATTGGGTGTAGCAGCATCGATGGCTGCGGGCATCATCGAGGCCAATCGAACCGGGGGAACCGTCAAGCGGATGCACTGTGGATGGGCGGCGCACTCGGCGCTGGCTGCAGAGGGTCTTGCTCGGCACGGCATCACGGGGCCACCTACCGTGCTCGAGGGTAGGTTCGGCTTCTTTCGGGCATGGCTGCACGGGGCTGTTCGCGGAGACGAGATCGTCGACGGCCTCGGGACCGACTGGGCGGTTCCGGGCATCTTCTTCAAGCCGTATCCGGCCAATCACTTCACTCACGCCGCGATCGATGCCGGAGCTGCGCTGCGTCGTCGTGGGGTGTCACCCGATGACATCGACCGGCTGGTGCTCGGCGTGCCGGCCGCGAACCTCCGCACGATCGGCGAGCCCATCGAGGTCAAGCGAACCCCCGCCACTGGATACATGGCCCAGTTCAGTGGGCCGTATGCGGTGGCGGTCGGAATACTGGGCGGCGGCGGACTCGGTGCGGCGCTCGAAGACTATTCGGACGATCTGGCCACATCCGCTGAGCGTAGAGCGCTGATGGCCAAGGTCGACGTGGTGCCGGACTCGCGATGCGACGAGATCTTCCCGCAGCAGTTCCCCGCGGTCCTGACGGCGACATTGACTGACGGAACAACCTTGGTCGAAGAGGTGCTGACCACGCGTGGAGGTCCACAGCGCCCACTGTCCTTCGAGGAGGTGTCGGCAAAATTCACCGCTAATGCGGGACCGTTCCTTTCGGATCGGGACATTGCCGAGCTTGCCGCCCGTTGCCATGCGCTACCCGATCTGACGGGAATCGGAGCCCTTCTCGAGCCTTTGACCGCGGCCGGACTGCAAAGCGCTCGGTGA
- a CDS encoding HpcH/HpaI aldolase/citrate lyase family protein, with translation MIFTSPRSYLYVPAVKPELFTKAASGDADAIIIDLEDSVPLPEKAAARADVRAWLETRTTGDTEIWVRATPEFLAEDVEAVARPGVDGIMVAKCSIDALARADELLTQWEQARALGPIALIGLIESSQALRSLPEMASCNRVRTFGIGEVDLLADLRIRNTPETATVIDSLRTEVVVACAAAGIAAPIAPTSTDFRNLDAFTASTARLVDMGFRGRTALHPSQVPIINAALTPSDDDVIRARRLLELYNLAQGGPTVDDRGHFVDEAVVRGAREILARA, from the coding sequence ATGATATTCACTTCACCACGCTCATATCTCTACGTCCCCGCAGTCAAACCCGAACTGTTCACCAAAGCGGCATCCGGTGATGCCGACGCCATCATCATCGACCTCGAGGATTCGGTGCCGCTGCCCGAGAAGGCTGCGGCTCGCGCCGATGTTCGCGCATGGCTCGAGACGCGCACCACCGGCGACACCGAGATCTGGGTTCGGGCCACCCCGGAGTTCTTGGCCGAGGATGTCGAGGCAGTCGCACGACCCGGCGTCGACGGGATCATGGTTGCCAAGTGTTCGATCGACGCACTGGCTAGGGCTGACGAGTTGCTCACGCAGTGGGAGCAGGCGCGTGCTCTAGGTCCGATCGCTCTCATCGGCCTCATCGAATCCTCCCAGGCGCTGCGGTCTCTCCCGGAGATGGCCTCCTGCAATCGGGTTCGTACGTTCGGAATCGGCGAGGTGGATTTGCTCGCCGACCTGCGGATCCGGAACACTCCCGAGACCGCTACCGTGATCGACTCACTGCGCACCGAGGTCGTCGTTGCGTGTGCCGCCGCCGGCATCGCCGCACCCATCGCGCCGACGTCGACCGACTTCCGCAACCTCGACGCGTTCACCGCTAGTACCGCTCGTTTGGTGGACATGGGTTTCCGCGGTCGAACGGCGTTGCACCCCAGTCAGGTACCCATCATCAATGCGGCGCTCACGCCCTCGGACGACGACGTGATTCGAGCACGCCGTCTGCTCGAGTTGTACAACCTGGCGCAGGGCGGGCCGACGGTCGACGATCGCGGCCACTTCGTCGACGAAGCCGTGGTACGCGGGGCGAGGGAGATCCTCGCCCGCGCCTGA
- a CDS encoding IclR family transcriptional regulator encodes MAATPRTRVAAETPSGTESADRVADVLISFAQSDRALGVSEIARNLQLSKSVVHRILQSLASRSIVQPVAGESTYSLGPAAIGFGPKAWSQLDIRSLAAPVLQSLRDQTRETATLSLLVGNRRVYLDQYESPQEVKMVVEIGPQYPLHSGASSLAILAFLPHHIAGEALEELREASPDVDLDAGAFFARLGEIREHGHATSLNERNTGAASIAAPFFDSANRVLGSVSSSGPAFRYSSTADDDHAVHARQVVSAARSITRILEDFAVQ; translated from the coding sequence ATGGCTGCCACTCCCAGAACCAGGGTCGCTGCAGAAACGCCGAGCGGCACCGAGTCGGCGGATCGCGTTGCCGATGTGCTCATCTCGTTCGCCCAATCCGACCGCGCGCTGGGCGTCTCCGAGATCGCACGCAACCTGCAACTGAGTAAATCGGTAGTGCACCGGATTCTCCAGTCTTTGGCGTCGCGTTCTATCGTGCAGCCGGTGGCAGGGGAATCGACCTACTCCTTGGGCCCGGCGGCTATCGGGTTCGGCCCCAAGGCATGGAGTCAGCTCGATATTCGCTCCCTCGCCGCGCCCGTCCTGCAGTCGCTGCGCGACCAGACCCGCGAGACGGCGACGCTCTCGCTGCTCGTGGGCAACCGGCGTGTCTACCTCGATCAGTATGAGAGCCCGCAAGAGGTGAAGATGGTGGTCGAGATCGGACCGCAGTATCCGCTGCATTCGGGCGCATCGAGCCTCGCCATCCTCGCGTTCCTGCCGCACCATATCGCCGGCGAGGCACTCGAGGAGCTGCGTGAAGCCTCACCTGATGTAGATCTGGACGCAGGCGCGTTCTTCGCGCGTTTGGGCGAGATCCGCGAACACGGACATGCGACGTCGCTCAACGAGCGGAACACGGGCGCAGCCTCCATCGCGGCTCCATTCTTCGACTCCGCCAATCGCGTTCTCGGATCGGTCAGTTCATCCGGCCCGGCCTTCCGCTACTCCTCGACCGCAGACGACGATCACGCAGTCCACGCCCGTCAAGTCGTTTCAGCAGCGCGTTCGATTACCCGAATTCTGGAAGACTTTGCGGTACAATGA
- a CDS encoding ABC transporter substrate-binding protein → MKKLVGALTAVAVMGAAACGSSTGSDDSGPIKIGAVHPETGALAGVGGLMNDGAAMAVADINAAGGIASLGGRPLELVSGDSQGKADVGRSEAQRLISSGAVALIGAYQSDVTQGVTSVAERARVPLVIDVAIDDQILDQGYRYSFRIQPDASMAGADGARALAAIAEQTGQAVNRVSYIHIEGAYGESAFHAFEKEARNEGISSVQGITYPATNFSDATTVVREAAVSNPDVIAATGYYPDSLLVARAIEQLNLNVKGVYGVANGGFDDSSFPGDAGTAGDGVLNANFHFDGTSERVNDIRARFQEQFGRPMETAAVLSYQAVEVIAAGLEEGTDTNTEALRDAIAALSIEDPLVANGGPIEFDETGQNKNALAIVMQVRDGAIEQVFPEQFATDAIEFPVGTGLETGL, encoded by the coding sequence ATGAAGAAGCTCGTAGGGGCGCTGACAGCCGTCGCGGTGATGGGCGCAGCAGCGTGCGGATCTTCGACGGGATCCGATGACTCGGGTCCGATCAAGATCGGTGCGGTACATCCCGAGACAGGCGCTCTCGCAGGTGTCGGAGGTTTGATGAACGATGGTGCCGCGATGGCGGTGGCGGATATCAACGCCGCCGGTGGCATCGCTTCGTTGGGGGGCCGTCCACTCGAACTCGTCTCGGGTGACAGTCAAGGCAAAGCCGATGTCGGGCGGAGTGAGGCGCAGCGCCTCATCTCCAGCGGGGCAGTGGCACTGATCGGCGCGTACCAGAGCGACGTGACCCAGGGCGTCACATCGGTCGCGGAGCGGGCGCGGGTGCCTCTTGTGATCGATGTCGCGATCGACGATCAGATTCTCGATCAGGGTTACCGGTATTCATTCCGAATCCAACCGGATGCGTCCATGGCCGGAGCGGACGGGGCAAGGGCACTGGCTGCAATAGCGGAGCAGACCGGTCAGGCTGTCAACAGGGTTTCGTACATACATATCGAGGGCGCATACGGCGAAAGCGCGTTCCATGCGTTCGAGAAGGAAGCTAGAAACGAGGGAATCTCTTCGGTCCAGGGGATCACCTATCCTGCAACGAACTTTTCCGATGCCACCACGGTGGTGCGTGAGGCTGCGGTATCCAACCCGGACGTGATCGCCGCCACCGGTTACTACCCGGACAGTCTTCTCGTCGCCCGCGCGATCGAGCAGTTGAACTTGAATGTCAAGGGCGTCTACGGCGTAGCCAACGGCGGGTTCGACGACAGTTCCTTCCCTGGCGATGCTGGCACTGCCGGTGACGGTGTACTCAACGCCAACTTCCACTTCGACGGAACGAGTGAGCGTGTCAACGACATTCGCGCACGCTTTCAGGAGCAGTTCGGCCGGCCGATGGAGACCGCGGCCGTACTGTCCTATCAAGCGGTCGAGGTGATCGCGGCCGGACTCGAAGAGGGCACCGATACGAACACTGAGGCATTGCGTGATGCGATCGCCGCGCTGTCCATCGAGGACCCTCTGGTAGCAAATGGCGGGCCGATCGAGTTCGACGAGACCGGTCAGAACAAGAACGCTCTGGCAATCGTGATGCAGGTGCGAGACGGCGCGATCGAGCAGGTATTCCCAGAGCAGTTCGCCACCGACGCGATCGAGTTCCCCGTTGGAACAGGATTGGAAACGGGGCTGTGA